The Penaeus chinensis breed Huanghai No. 1 chromosome 21, ASM1920278v2, whole genome shotgun sequence genome has a window encoding:
- the LOC125036342 gene encoding mitoferrin-1-like, protein MEFDDYESLPSGNVGIHMTAGAVAGIMEHCVMFPVDSVKTRMQSLAPSPEAAYRSIREGLVKMVSSEGIMRPLGGVSAVVIGAGPAHALYFSAYEKIKSTFPSNNSLQIHATNAAAGCGATLLHDAIMVPADFVKQRMQMYNSPYRSCFECMSKLYRAEGVSAFYRSYTTQLAMNIPYHAIHIVTYEKCQKWLNPDRQYNPGVHMTAGAAAGAVAAACTTPLDMCKTLLNTQETSTLAQVQESRIVGIMSALRTIYIMNGITGFFKGLQARVLYQMPGTAISWSIYELFKHYMVQKQNESIAQRYESELVKDRVIRDTGNESETAIKFSIDSEKSMRLSLGATTNKTVERLRSLHMPSSLTANCAAADDNWLGK, encoded by the exons ATGGAATTTGACGACTACGAGAGTTTGCCGAGTGGCAATGTTGGGATTCATATGACTGCCGGAGCTGTGGCTGGAATCATGGAGCATTGCGTAATGTTCCCCGTTGATTCAGTGAAG ACAAGAATGCAAAGCTTAGCACCATCTCCAGAGGCAGCTTACAGATCCATCCGAGAAGGTTTAGTGAAGATGGTGAGCTCTGAGGGAATCATGAGACCCCTTGGAGGTGTGAGTGCTGTCGTCATAGGAGCTGGACCAGCTCATGCTCTCTACTTCTCAGCATATGAAAAAATCAAGAGCACCTTCCCTTCCAACAATTCCCTACAAATTCATGCTACCAATG CTGCTGCAGGATGTGGAGCAACTCTTCTGCATGATGCCATAATGGTCCCTGCTGACT tTGTTAAACAACGAATGCAGATGTACAACAGTCCTTACAGGTCATGTTTTGAGTGCATGAGCAAGTTATATCGTGCCGAAGGCGTTAGTGCATTTTACCGCTCCTATACAACACAGCTGGCAATGAACATTCCATATCATGCCATCCATATTGTAACTTATGAGAAATGCCAGAAATGGTTGAATCCAGATAGGCAATATAATCCAGGAGTTCACATGACCGCAGGAGCGGCTGCTGGTGCTGTAGCTGCAGCTTGTACAACACCCTTGGACATGTGCAAAACTTTACTCAATACACAAGAAACCTCCACACTAGCACAAGTACAGGAATCCCGGATTGTTGGAATAATGAGTGCACTTCGAACCATTTACATAATGAATGGCATCACAGGATTCTTCAAAGGATTGCAAGCACGAGTTCTTTATCAAATGCCTGGCACAGCCATATCATGGAGCATATATGAATTATTCAAGCATTATATGGTACAGAAGCAGAATGAAAGTATTGCACAACGTTATGAAAGTGAACTTGTCAAGGACAGGGTAATTAGAGACACGGGAAATGAAAGTGAAACAGCAATAAAATTTAGCATTGACAGTGAAAAGAGCATGCGTCTGAGTCTGGGTGCAACAACCAATAAAACTGTGGAGAGGTTACGGTCTCTACATATGCCCTCTTCTCTTACAGCAAATTGTGCAGCAGCAGATGACAACTGGCTGGGCAAGTAG